The Tenuifilum sp. 4138str genome has a window encoding:
- a CDS encoding DUF4870 domain-containing protein has translation MENITYTSNDERTFSMLCHLSALSGLIIPFGHIIGPLVVWLLKKEEFPEVDRQGKAALNFQLSLTIYSIVAGILVIFLVGFVLLGAIFLLGLILTIIASVKSSNGERFEYPLSINLIK, from the coding sequence ATGGAAAACATTACTTACACAAGCAACGATGAACGCACCTTCAGCATGCTCTGTCATCTTTCAGCACTGTCGGGATTAATAATTCCCTTTGGGCATATTATTGGGCCACTTGTTGTTTGGTTACTTAAAAAAGAAGAATTCCCTGAGGTTGACCGGCAGGGTAAAGCAGCATTAAACTTTCAGCTATCGCTTACCATATACTCAATTGTAGCAGGTATTCTTGTAATCTTTTTGGTTGGCTTCGTGCTACTGGGTGCCATCTTCCTTTTAGGGCTTATTTTAACCATTATAGCATCGGTAAAATCGTCGAATGGCGAGCGCTTTGAGTATCCACTTTCCATAAATCTCATAAAGTAA